The genomic window ATAAGGGGCGTGGCCCGGTCGCAACCCTGGTGGTGCAAAAGGGAACCCTGCGAATCGGCGACCCGTTTATCGTCGGGTGTTATTTTGGCAAAGTCCGGGCCTTAATAAACGACAAGGGACAGAAAATTCACAAAGCGCCGCCCTCCACACCCGTGGAGGTGGTCGGGCTTCCCGAGGTTCCCCAGCCCGGTGACCAGTTCATGGTGGTGCAGGATGAAAAGAAAGCCCGGCAGCTCAGCAATTTAAAATTACAGCAACAAAGAGAATCCATACTGGCCCAATCCTCCAGGATCACCATGGACGATCTGCATCAGCAAATCGTCGAAGGAAAAATTAAAGAGCTCAATCTGATCATCAAAGCCGATGTACAGGGGTCCATTCACGCGGTTCAGGAGGCGTTCACAAAGTTGGAAGGCGATGAAGTCCGAATTAAAATCATTCACGACGCCGTGGGAGGAATCACAGAGTCGGATGTACTGCTCTCCAGCGCTTCCAATGCCATCATCATCGGATTCAATGTGCGTCCCACCGATAAAGCCGCGCAACTCGCGGCGAAAGACAATGTCGATATTCGGTTGTACAGCATCATTTATGACGCGATCGATGATATGAAAAAAGCCATGGACGGTCTACTGGCCCCCAAATACAAGGAGAATATCGTTGGCCAGGCGGAGGTGCGCAAAGTATTCAACGTTCCCAAGATTGGCACGATCGCCGGTTGTCAGGTCATTTCCGGAAAAATGGAGCGCAATCTCGATGCCCGGCTCATTCGCGACAGCGTGGTGGTTTACCAGGGAAAAATTTCGTCCCTAAGAAGGTTCAAGGACGACGTCAAGGAAGTTCTCGCCGGGTACGAATGCGGGTTGTCCTTCGAAAAATTTCAGGACATGAAGCAAGGCGACATCGTCGAACCTTTCATCCTGGAAGAGATAACGGTTTAGGTGGTTTCAGCGGGAGGTCCCATGAAAGTCGGTTGCTGTTCCATCAAGTTTTTTCTGCACGGAAACAATTCTTTAAAGGAAAAACGGCGGATCACGAAATCGATCAAGGACCGGATGAAAAACAAGTTTAATATTTCCATCGCCGAAATCGGCGATCAGGACGTCTGGCAAAATCTGCACCTTGGAATTGTCGCGGTGGGATCGGACCATAAATACCTGGATGGCCTGATGAACAAGGTGGTGGAAGCAATCGATAAAATGCATTTGGCGGAGATGACTGATTGCCAGATAAAAACGATTCATCTCGGACCTCTGGACCCTATGTACAATCAGGAATAGCTGTGATATGCGATTCAAACGATCTCAAAGAATCCAGGAACTCCTGCTTGAGGAGATCTCCAAACTGATTCAACATGGGTTGAAGGACCCGAGGATCGGGTTTGCAACCATCACTCAGGTGGATGTCAGCGATAATCTCAAGCATGCGAATATCTATGTGAGCGTCATGGGCACGGACCAGGAAAAGGAAGACACCCTGGAAGCTTTAAGAAACGCCAGGGGGTTTATTCGCAACACACTGGGGAAAAATCTTTACTTGCGATATATTCCTGAGCTGGATTTTAAACGCGACGACACTCAGAACCGGGTGGACAAAATTTCAAAAATTCTAAAAGACCTGCATCTTGAACGAAATAATTAATTTATATAAGCCTAAAGGACCGTCCTCTTTCGACATGGTGCAAGCGGTCAAAAAAATCGTTGGAGCGAAAAAGGCCGGCCACATTGGAACGTTGGATCCCATGGCCGAAGGCATTCTGCCCATTTGCATGGACCGTTCGACCCGAATCATCCAGTTTTTATCATCGCTCCCAAAAGGATATATAGCCGAAATGGTCCTGGGAACGTCCACCGACACTCAGGACGCCACCGGAACCGTGACCCATACGGGAAATCCTGAGAATATCTCCGAAACTGAAGTGCGCAGTGCGCTCAAGGGTTTTTTGGGGGCGCAGGATCAGATTCCCCCCATGTTTTCCGCCAAAAAGAAACAGGGAATTCCACTTTACAAATTGGCTAGAAATGGTATTACTATCGACAGAAAACCGGTTCGAATCTCAATGTATTCCATTGAGTTTTTAAAAAAGGAGGACAACCGGGTTACTTTCGAGGTCCAGTGTTCCGCGGGAACTTATATACGAACCCTTTGCTATGATATCGGTCAGAAGCTGGGGTGCGAAGCTCATATGAGCCGGCTGGTAAGAAACCGGGTGGGAGATTTTGATTTGGAAACCTCTCTGACCCTGGAGGAATTGGAAACTGCAGTTAAAGATGGATGTCTTTCGGACAAATTGATCCCCGTGGAGAAAGCCCTCAATTTTCTTCCGGAAATTCGCATCAAAGAGAGTTTTGTCAATTCCATCGCCAATGGAATAGCGCCTTCAAAATCCTCCCTGGAAACCATTCCCAGGAAATTCCAGCCAGGAATGAATCTAAGAGTTTCCCACGTCGACAGTCATTTGCTTGCTATCGCGGAGCCTATCGTAGACCAGGATACTTACGCCCGGCTTGCCCCCAGGGAAGTGGCCTTCAAGCTGAAACGGGTTTTGATTTAATAAAATAATAACGCTGAAGGAAGGTTGGAATGTTTTCGCAAGAAAGTTTGGAAAAAATCATCAGGAACATGGTCCCACGTCCAGAGCTTTCCTGCGAAAACATTTATCAATCGTCTTTCGGCATGTGCATCCCTTTTAGGAGAACAGGAACATGCCTTTAAACAAGGAAGAAAAAACAACAATCATTTCAGATTATAAACTGCATGAGACCGATACCGGTTCATCGGAAGTGCAAATCGCACTTTTGTCAAAACGTATCACGGATCTCACGGAACATTTTAAAACCCACGGGAAGGATCATCATTCCCGAAGGGGTTTATTAAAACTCGTCAGCCAAAGGCGTAAATTGCTCGATCATTTAAAAGAAGAAAACAGCGAACGGTACCAAACCATTATTACGCAATTAGGCATTAGACGATAACCAGAGTATTGGAGAAAATTAATGGAAAAAGTAGAAATAGATATTGATGGAAAGAAAATAAGCCTGGAAGCCGGAGATCTGGCAAAACAGGCCGGCGGTACAGTAATTGCCCGTCTGGGGGATACCATGGTTTTAGTCGCCGCCACCATGGCCAGCAAACCGAGAGAAGGGGTCGATTTTTTCCCTTTGACGGTGGACTACAGAGAAAAGACTTACGCCGCCGGGAAAATCCCCGGCAGCTTTTTCAAAAGAGAAGCCCGACCGGGCGAATTGGAAACGCTCACCTGCCGGTTGATCGACCGCCCCATCCGGCCTCTGTTCGAAGACGGATTCATGAATGAAACCCAG from Nitrospinaceae bacterium includes these protein-coding regions:
- the truB gene encoding tRNA pseudouridine synthase B; protein product: MVQAVKKIVGAKKAGHIGTLDPMAEGILPICMDRSTRIIQFLSSLPKGYIAEMVLGTSTDTQDATGTVTHTGNPENISETEVRSALKGFLGAQDQIPPMFSAKKKQGIPLYKLARNGITIDRKPVRISMYSIEFLKKEDNRVTFEVQCSAGTYIRTLCYDIGQKLGCEAHMSRLVRNRVGDFDLETSLTLEELETAVKDGCLSDKLIPVEKALNFLPEIRIKESFVNSIANGIAPSKSSLETIPRKFQPGMNLRVSHVDSHLLAIAEPIVDQDTYARLAPREVAFKLKRVLI
- a CDS encoding ribosome-binding factor A encodes the protein MRFKRSQRIQELLLEEISKLIQHGLKDPRIGFATITQVDVSDNLKHANIYVSVMGTDQEKEDTLEALRNARGFIRNTLGKNLYLRYIPELDFKRDDTQNRVDKISKILKDLHLERNN
- the rpsO gene encoding 30S ribosomal protein S15, producing the protein MPLNKEEKTTIISDYKLHETDTGSSEVQIALLSKRITDLTEHFKTHGKDHHSRRGLLKLVSQRRKLLDHLKEENSERYQTIITQLGIRR